The following coding sequences lie in one Girardinichthys multiradiatus isolate DD_20200921_A chromosome 13, DD_fGirMul_XY1, whole genome shotgun sequence genomic window:
- the LOC124879029 gene encoding C-type lectin domain family 4 member E-like yields the protein MPEADITYADVKFIRPRSRDNVASEDITYSEVKISNNQKPANIQQAGSSWRSKVTSERLVLLVLIALLVAALIALGFTLFDKIQMNQTVQSLKEENEALRKNQSEIKPKNASSTPTCPPPPTFPKPQTCPPSLGVKYQSCPSVPMMRRPQSCEEGEAAASQHKNPDRTSKLLSERVVLGSLLAAALIIVFRLSTHFVQTKKNLQNLTEENEVLRRKLAVFEDGPSCENSWVQFEGTCYYFSTNQFSWEESRSRCREAGADLVKVDSREEQHFVRSHLNGKMKSFNDMFWIGLTDSMEEGRWFWVDGSELSESLWFWSKQEPDNWTEENPAGEDCVRMGMEGGGGPMNNWYDKNCGAAQKRICEKKSERREK from the exons ATGCCTGAAGCGGATATAACGTACGCTGATGTGAAGTTCATACGACCGAGGTCCAGAG ATAATGTTGCATCAGAAGACATCACTTACTCTGAGGTCAAGATCTCAAACAACCAGAAACCAG CAAATATCCAACAAGCTGGGTCCAGCtggaggtcaaaggtcacctcaGAGCGACTGGTTCTGCTGGTTCTCATTGCGCTGTTGGTAGCTGCTCTCATTGCTCTTGGATTCACAt TGTTTGATAAGATTCAGATGAATCAAACAGTCCAATCCCTGAAAGAGGAGAATGAAGccctgaggaaaaatcagtcAG AAATAAAACCTAAGAATGCAAGTTCTACACCCACATGTCCACCACCTCCAACATTTCCAAAGCCTCAAACATGTCCTCCATCTCTCGGGGTAAAAT ATCAGAGCTGTCCCAGTGTCCCCATGATGAGACGCCCACAGAGCTGTGAAGAAG GTGAAGCTGCTGCCTCTCAACATAAAAACCCAGACAGAACCTCCAAGCTGCTATCAGAGAGAGTGGTTCTGGGCTCCTTGCTGGCTGCTGCTCTCATCATCGTCTTCAGACTCT cgACTCATTTTGTGCAAACAAAGAAGAACCTGCAGAATCTGACTGAGGAGAATGAAGTCCTGAGGAGAAAACTTGCAG TGTTTGAAGACGGGCCATCCTGTGAGAACAGCTGGGTCCAGTTTGAAGGAACATGTTATTACTTTTCCACGAACCAGTTTTCCTGGGAGGAGAGCAGGAGTAGATGCAGGGAAGCAGGAGCAGATCTGGTTAAGGTCGACAGCAGAGAGGAGCAG CATTTCGTGAGGAGCCACCTGAATGGGAAAATGAAGAGCTTCAACGACATGTTCTGGATCGGACTGACGGACTCGATGGAGGAGGGGAGATGGTTTTGGGTGGACGGCTCAGAACTCAGTGAAAG tttgtggttttggagCAAACAGGAGCCGGATAACTGGACTGAGGAGAACCCAGCAGGAGAGGACTGTGTGAGGATGGGgatggaaggaggaggaggaccgATGAACAACTGGTACGACAAGAACTGCGGCGCTGCTCAGAAGAGGATCTGTGAAAAAAAGTCTGAGAGacgagaaaaataa